The following proteins come from a genomic window of Natrinema saccharevitans:
- a CDS encoding aspartate aminotransferase family protein, with the protein MSDHDFVSGGKPIGIERGEGPFLYGTDGTEYLDVGASYACTPLGHSHPAVVDAVQEQVADLTFVDSSYPVQSREDAYAALVASTPAGLDQAWFCNSGTEANEAALKFARSATGESKIVAATRSFHGRTMGALAATWKDKYKKPFEPLAGDVEFVPYGDGEELAAAVDDETAAVILEPIQGEGGINVPPAGYLETAREATDEAGAALVLDEVQTGMGRTGSMWACQNAGVTPDVLTTAKGLGNGLPVGAVAVRDWIADGAASHNATFSGGPVVTAAVRATISTLVEEEYPAHAAEIGDYLVTELEAALGDSVREVRGQGLLVGVELKRGANRVARDLAMNEQVLALPAGRTVLRLLPPLVLERVEADRVVDAIADVLGPTDDS; encoded by the coding sequence ATGAGCGATCACGACTTCGTTTCCGGCGGCAAGCCGATCGGCATCGAACGCGGCGAGGGACCGTTCCTCTACGGAACGGACGGCACGGAGTATCTCGACGTCGGCGCGAGCTACGCCTGTACGCCGCTCGGCCACTCTCACCCCGCGGTCGTCGACGCGGTCCAGGAGCAGGTCGCCGATCTGACGTTCGTCGACTCCTCCTACCCCGTCCAGTCGCGCGAGGACGCCTACGCGGCGCTCGTGGCGTCGACGCCGGCAGGTCTGGATCAGGCGTGGTTCTGCAACTCCGGGACCGAGGCCAACGAGGCCGCGCTGAAGTTCGCCCGCTCGGCGACCGGCGAGTCGAAGATCGTCGCCGCGACCCGGAGCTTCCACGGGCGGACGATGGGCGCGCTCGCGGCCACCTGGAAGGACAAGTACAAGAAACCCTTCGAGCCGCTGGCTGGCGACGTGGAGTTCGTCCCCTACGGCGACGGCGAGGAACTCGCGGCCGCCGTGGACGACGAGACCGCGGCCGTCATCCTCGAGCCGATTCAGGGCGAGGGCGGGATCAACGTCCCGCCCGCGGGCTACCTCGAGACCGCCCGCGAGGCCACCGACGAGGCCGGCGCGGCGCTCGTCCTCGACGAGGTCCAGACCGGTATGGGCCGGACGGGTTCGATGTGGGCCTGCCAGAACGCGGGCGTCACGCCCGACGTGTTGACGACGGCGAAGGGCCTGGGCAACGGCCTGCCCGTCGGCGCGGTCGCGGTCCGGGACTGGATCGCCGACGGCGCGGCCTCGCACAACGCCACGTTCAGCGGCGGCCCGGTCGTCACCGCGGCCGTCCGCGCGACGATCTCGACGCTGGTCGAGGAGGAGTACCCCGCCCACGCAGCCGAGATCGGCGACTACCTCGTCACCGAACTCGAGGCGGCGCTCGGCGATTCGGTGCGCGAGGTCCGCGGTCAGGGCCTGCTCGTCGGCGTCGAGTTGAAACGCGGTGCGAACCGCGTCGCCCGCGACCTGGCGATGAACGAGCAGGTGCTGGCGCTGCCGGCCGGCCGAACCGTCCTCCGACTGCTCCCGCCGCTTGTCCTCGAGCGGGTCGAGGCCGATCGAGTCGTCGACGCGATCGCCGACGTCCTCGGACCGACCGACGACTCATGA
- a CDS encoding acetylglutamate/acetylaminoadipate kinase, with the protein MTVVVKIGGARAVDPEGALSDVASLVADGEDSAEQSSAGRSGGVEPPEDVVLVHGGSTAVDETLEDLGKEPTYVETPGGVVGRFTDEETMDVFKMVMPGKLNTDLVESLHNEGVDAVGLSGTDGKLLEGKRKSAVRVTEDGKKKIKRGDHSGKIESVNADLLETTLAGGYTPVVSVPMLGKEKSGGYTAVNADADRAAAAIAGALEADLVVLTDVSGIYEDPDDESTRIDSASTPEEFAAVKDAAEGFMTKKVMAAEEALEGGAASVTVATANADEPITAALAGEGTTLEPGVIADDETTQEATE; encoded by the coding sequence ATGACGGTCGTCGTCAAGATCGGCGGCGCACGCGCCGTCGATCCCGAAGGCGCGCTTTCCGACGTGGCTTCGCTCGTCGCGGACGGCGAGGACAGCGCGGAACAGAGTTCCGCTGGCCGTTCAGGCGGCGTTGAGCCGCCTGAAGACGTCGTCCTCGTCCACGGCGGCTCGACGGCCGTCGACGAGACGCTCGAGGACCTCGGGAAGGAGCCCACCTACGTCGAAACGCCCGGCGGCGTCGTCGGGCGCTTCACCGACGAGGAGACGATGGACGTCTTCAAGATGGTGATGCCCGGCAAGCTCAACACGGACCTCGTGGAGAGCCTGCACAACGAGGGCGTCGACGCGGTCGGGCTCTCGGGCACCGACGGCAAGCTGCTCGAGGGGAAACGCAAGTCCGCCGTCCGCGTCACAGAGGACGGCAAGAAGAAGATCAAGCGCGGCGACCACTCCGGGAAGATCGAGTCGGTCAACGCCGACCTGCTCGAGACGACGCTGGCGGGCGGCTACACGCCCGTCGTGTCCGTTCCCATGCTGGGCAAGGAGAAGTCGGGCGGCTACACCGCCGTCAACGCCGACGCCGACCGCGCGGCCGCGGCAATCGCGGGCGCGCTCGAGGCCGACCTCGTGGTGCTGACTGACGTCTCGGGGATCTACGAGGACCCAGACGACGAGTCGACGCGCATTGACTCGGCCTCGACCCCCGAGGAGTTCGCGGCCGTCAAGGACGCCGCGGAGGGGTTCATGACGAAGAAGGTCATGGCCGCCGAGGAGGCCCTCGAGGGCGGCGCTGCGAGCGTCACCGTTGCGACCGCCAACGCCGACGAACCGATCACGGCCGCGTTAGCCGGCGAGGGGACGACCCTCGAGCCGGGGGTCATCGCGGACGACGAGACGACACAGGAGGCCACAGAATGA
- the argC gene encoding N-acetyl-gamma-glutamyl-phosphate reductase, which produces MTVGSDVGAAPDAETVTATVVGGSGFTGGELLRLLAGHPNFELVEVTSRSKAGKSVGSVHPPLRGSDLRFTEPDDLESVDVLFAATPHGVSMGQIDDFFEIADTVVDLSADFRLETEAQYDEWYDGHEAPEYLETAEYALPEINRENLAGADLIAGGGCNATATILGLYPLFEHGILEGGEQIVVDVKVGSSEGGAGGGEASSHPERSGVVRPYAPTGHRHEAEIEQFLDTSVAFSCHAVDMTRGASATNHVFPSSPVSKGELWQAYRGCYEDEPFVRMAAGGSGVYRYPEPKAVAGTNLAEVGFELDPSNKRIVVFSAIDNMMKGSAGQAVHAANVALGLEETAGLEFTGLHPVGAP; this is translated from the coding sequence ATGACGGTGGGCAGCGATGTCGGTGCCGCGCCGGACGCCGAGACGGTCACCGCGACCGTCGTCGGCGGCAGCGGCTTTACCGGCGGCGAACTCCTGCGACTGCTCGCCGGCCATCCCAACTTCGAACTCGTCGAAGTCACGAGCCGGTCGAAGGCCGGCAAGAGCGTCGGCTCCGTCCACCCGCCGCTTCGCGGGTCGGACCTGCGCTTTACCGAACCCGACGACCTCGAGTCGGTCGACGTGCTGTTCGCCGCGACGCCCCACGGCGTCTCGATGGGACAGATCGACGACTTCTTCGAGATCGCCGACACCGTCGTCGACCTCTCGGCGGACTTCCGCCTCGAGACCGAGGCCCAGTACGACGAGTGGTACGACGGCCACGAGGCCCCCGAGTATCTCGAGACGGCGGAGTACGCCCTGCCCGAGATCAACCGCGAGAACCTCGCGGGCGCGGACCTCATCGCGGGCGGCGGCTGTAACGCCACCGCGACCATTCTGGGTCTGTATCCGCTCTTCGAACACGGGATCCTCGAGGGCGGCGAGCAGATCGTCGTCGACGTGAAGGTCGGCTCCTCCGAAGGCGGGGCCGGCGGCGGCGAGGCCTCGAGCCACCCAGAACGCTCGGGCGTCGTCCGTCCGTACGCGCCGACGGGCCACCGCCACGAGGCCGAGATCGAGCAGTTCCTCGACACCTCGGTCGCCTTCTCCTGTCACGCCGTGGATATGACCCGCGGCGCGAGCGCGACGAATCACGTCTTCCCGAGTTCGCCCGTTTCGAAGGGCGAACTCTGGCAGGCCTACCGCGGCTGTTACGAGGACGAGCCGTTCGTCCGCATGGCCGCCGGCGGCTCCGGCGTCTACCGCTACCCCGAACCGAAGGCGGTCGCCGGGACCAACCTCGCCGAGGTCGGGTTCGAACTCGACCCGTCGAACAAACGGATCGTCGTCTTCTCGGCGATCGACAACATGATGAAGGGCTCGGCCGGGCAGGCGGTCCACGCCGCCAACGTCGCGCTCGGCCTCGAGGAGACGGCCGGACTCGAGTTCACGGGACTGCACCCCGTGGGGGCACCGTAA